In Streptomyces chartreusis NRRL 3882, the following are encoded in one genomic region:
- a CDS encoding phosphatase PAP2 family protein has protein sequence MHTRSLDSPPRPQHGTAARSAGVLALCSALLLTLVAARWSPLINADGDISATTHRWAVEESGITQACRILTDWVWDPWTMRALCAVVVVWLVVRLAAHWTAAWLALAVTLGTLFQQALKALVDRPRPVWPDPVDSAHYSAFPSGHAMTATVVCGLFLWLLHRHGVGRAVWRTAVTVAVVSVIGVGLTRVWLGVHWPTDVVGGWLLGALVVALAVWTHEHRQPRTHPDTAS, from the coding sequence ATGCACACCCGGTCCCTCGACTCCCCGCCCCGCCCGCAGCACGGCACCGCCGCCCGGTCGGCCGGCGTACTGGCCTTGTGCTCCGCTCTGCTGCTGACCCTCGTCGCGGCCAGATGGAGCCCGTTGATCAACGCGGACGGAGACATCTCCGCCACCACCCACCGCTGGGCGGTCGAGGAATCCGGCATCACCCAGGCGTGCCGCATCCTCACGGACTGGGTGTGGGACCCGTGGACCATGCGCGCGCTGTGCGCGGTCGTGGTCGTGTGGCTGGTGGTGCGCCTCGCGGCGCACTGGACGGCGGCGTGGCTGGCGCTGGCCGTCACGCTGGGCACGCTGTTCCAGCAGGCCCTCAAGGCCCTGGTGGACCGCCCCCGCCCGGTCTGGCCCGACCCCGTCGACTCGGCCCACTACTCGGCCTTCCCGTCGGGCCACGCCATGACCGCCACGGTGGTGTGCGGCCTCTTCCTGTGGCTCCTGCACCGGCACGGCGTCGGCCGTGCCGTGTGGCGTACGGCCGTGACCGTGGCCGTCGTGTCCGTGATCGGTGTCGGACTCACCCGTGTCTGGCTGGGCGTCCACTGGCCGACGGACGTGGTGGGCGGCTGGCTGCTGGGCGCGCTGGTGGTGGCTCTGGCGGTGTGGACGCACGAGCACCGGCAGCCGCGTACCCACCCGGACACC
- a CDS encoding M56 family metallopeptidase has translation MMLPAALLLLGALIAVAAPRLLARADWPDREPVVALWVWQCVVVALLVCCALSMTLSAAAAWHAVGGHVFATAPGPVVEAYALGTAGPWAATTAVALAGGGLWSAAMLVREIGGARARRRRRRADLLVRAPLLPGEVAVSGRLVVLESERPDAWWQPGAPPQLVVTTAALRRLKGRQLDAVLAHEQGHARARHDWLLNCSSALAGGFPQVPVFAAFRDEMHRLVELAADDTASRRFGRLTTALALVELNEHRGVFGPCPTPQAHVPARVHRLLTPPDRLSPARRLRLTAAAALVPVVPVLVAFVPGLRALG, from the coding sequence ATGATGCTCCCCGCGGCACTGTTGCTGCTCGGCGCCCTGATCGCAGTGGCCGCTCCCCGGCTGCTCGCCCGGGCGGACTGGCCGGATCGTGAGCCGGTCGTGGCGCTGTGGGTGTGGCAGTGCGTGGTGGTGGCCCTGCTCGTGTGCTGTGCGCTGTCGATGACGCTCAGCGCGGCAGCCGCCTGGCACGCGGTCGGCGGGCACGTCTTCGCGACGGCGCCGGGCCCGGTCGTCGAGGCCTACGCCCTCGGTACGGCCGGCCCCTGGGCGGCGACCACCGCCGTGGCTTTGGCCGGCGGCGGGCTGTGGAGCGCGGCGATGCTGGTCCGCGAGATCGGCGGGGCACGCGCCCGGCGCCGCCGCCGACGTGCCGATCTGCTGGTCAGGGCGCCGCTGCTGCCGGGCGAGGTGGCCGTGTCCGGCCGACTCGTCGTCCTGGAGAGCGAGCGGCCCGACGCCTGGTGGCAGCCCGGCGCTCCGCCGCAACTGGTCGTCACCACGGCCGCGTTGCGCCGGCTGAAGGGCCGGCAACTGGACGCCGTGCTCGCCCATGAGCAGGGGCACGCGCGGGCGCGGCACGACTGGCTGCTGAACTGCTCCTCCGCGCTGGCGGGCGGCTTTCCGCAGGTGCCGGTGTTCGCCGCGTTCCGCGACGAGATGCACCGCCTGGTCGAACTCGCCGCCGACGACACGGCGTCCCGCCGCTTCGGCCGCCTGACCACGGCCCTGGCCCTGGTCGAACTCAACGAGCACCGCGGCGTGTTCGGCCCCTGCCCGACGCCGCAGGCACATGTCCCGGCGCGGGTGCACCGGTTGCTCACTCCCCCGGACCGGCTGTCCCCGGCACGCCGGCTGCGGCTGACGGCGGCTGCCGCCCTGGTGCCCGTGGTGCCGGTGCTGGTGGCGTTCGTACCGGGGCTGCGGGCGCTGGGATAG
- a CDS encoding DUF5134 domain-containing protein translates to MHGPASSGWLLVVLCAVTGAYCLVRMRGSAGEQRSTAGGEALMGFGMAAMAVPAAVFTPPPWAWPAYAVVFGAAAVPALWAARAGAHHLHHLVGAGAMVYMSVVMAGAPAHAHGQGGSGVPLLTGALLLYFAGYVLLTGVRLVPVAAVAGSGAGGGGSAGWGDRPELARACRLSMGIAMVAMLLTL, encoded by the coding sequence GTGCACGGACCGGCTTCGTCCGGCTGGCTACTGGTGGTGCTCTGCGCGGTGACCGGCGCCTACTGCCTGGTGCGGATGCGCGGCAGCGCCGGGGAGCAGCGCAGCACCGCGGGCGGTGAGGCGCTGATGGGTTTCGGGATGGCCGCGATGGCGGTGCCGGCGGCGGTGTTCACTCCGCCGCCGTGGGCCTGGCCCGCCTACGCGGTGGTGTTCGGGGCGGCCGCGGTCCCCGCGCTGTGGGCGGCGCGGGCCGGCGCGCACCACCTCCACCACCTGGTGGGGGCCGGGGCCATGGTCTACATGTCCGTCGTCATGGCCGGCGCTCCCGCCCACGCGCACGGTCAGGGGGGATCTGGGGTCCCGCTGCTGACCGGTGCGCTGCTGCTCTACTTCGCCGGGTACGTGCTGCTGACCGGCGTCCGGCTGGTGCCGGTGGCCGCCGTGGCGGGCAGCGGGGCCGGGGGAGGCGGGTCCGCCGGGTGGGGCGACCGGCCGGAACTGGCGCGGGCCTGCCGGCTGTCCATGGGGATCGCGATGGTGGCGATGCTGCTGACGCTGTGA
- a CDS encoding FUSC family protein: protein MSSATPVPVSPPARRLPLAGVLRVGRPSDIWFKPALSVVAAIAPPNLTLLALGRLDLAMYTMAGSLCALYAHNRPYAARAGALVWVVLGMLGGLAVALVAASLTGSAVVLVTVGALLAAAQKVLCDATRVGPPGHVVLTFVSSASLFVPQTLAQVPGHLALAAATGVWAWLVCMAPALVRPHGPERRATAAALKAAAAYADTGGTGEGQARARAAGYAAVQAAWQSLSSTSARSRTRRALERLVVRAEVALAAPAEADAGRLRAWAGALRGTGPVPQAGLPRAAADELLGVDTARGLWARLGPLTPLAVRTALGCALAGYASLALGIGRPYWALVTAASLYQANIALTWSRAVQRVVGNVAGVLVFAAVVPLAHLGQAALVVCCLAFSFGAELLISRNYWLGSVCVTPMALLVTEFAGYREPGELMTERLVDTVVGALVGFVAAVAVTNRRAGDRVERALTAADRARERTARLLAEPHPDAAALGAARRGLAVALADLRATADAAAGEWWQRALPQERVVLAEQSGHRTLAATARRQGLLPDRGTDTQTEDARP, encoded by the coding sequence ATGAGCAGTGCGACCCCCGTCCCCGTCTCCCCACCTGCCCGGCGTCTCCCGCTGGCGGGCGTGCTGCGCGTCGGCCGTCCCTCGGACATCTGGTTCAAGCCCGCGCTGAGCGTGGTCGCGGCGATCGCCCCTCCCAACCTCACCCTGCTGGCGCTCGGCCGGCTCGACCTGGCGATGTACACGATGGCCGGATCCCTGTGCGCGCTGTACGCGCACAACCGGCCCTACGCCGCCCGGGCCGGAGCCCTGGTGTGGGTGGTGCTCGGCATGCTCGGCGGGCTCGCCGTCGCCCTGGTCGCGGCCTCGCTCACGGGCAGCGCCGTGGTCCTGGTCACCGTCGGCGCTCTGCTGGCCGCCGCGCAGAAGGTGCTGTGCGACGCGACCCGTGTCGGGCCACCCGGCCATGTCGTCCTCACGTTCGTCAGCTCCGCCTCGCTGTTCGTGCCGCAGACCCTCGCCCAGGTCCCCGGCCATCTGGCGTTGGCCGCCGCGACGGGTGTCTGGGCCTGGCTGGTCTGCATGGCCCCCGCGCTGGTCCGCCCGCACGGGCCGGAGCGCCGCGCCACCGCCGCCGCGCTGAAGGCCGCCGCCGCGTACGCCGACACGGGCGGCACCGGCGAGGGCCAGGCCCGGGCCCGCGCCGCGGGCTACGCCGCCGTACAGGCCGCCTGGCAGTCGCTGTCGTCCACCAGCGCCCGTTCCCGCACCCGGCGCGCGCTCGAACGGCTCGTCGTCCGTGCCGAGGTGGCCCTCGCCGCGCCGGCGGAGGCGGACGCCGGCCGTCTGCGGGCGTGGGCCGGCGCGCTGCGCGGTACCGGGCCCGTCCCGCAGGCCGGGCTGCCGCGGGCCGCCGCCGACGAACTGCTCGGTGTCGACACGGCCCGCGGGCTCTGGGCGCGGCTCGGCCCGCTGACTCCGCTCGCCGTACGCACCGCACTCGGCTGCGCGCTCGCCGGCTACGCCTCCCTGGCCCTCGGTATCGGCCGCCCCTACTGGGCCCTGGTCACCGCCGCCTCGCTCTACCAGGCGAACATCGCCCTGACCTGGAGCCGGGCCGTCCAGCGCGTGGTGGGCAACGTCGCCGGAGTGCTCGTCTTCGCGGCCGTCGTGCCGCTCGCGCACCTGGGCCAGGCGGCCCTCGTGGTGTGCTGCCTCGCGTTCAGCTTCGGCGCCGAGCTGCTCATCAGCCGCAACTACTGGCTGGGCAGCGTCTGCGTGACCCCCATGGCCCTGCTCGTCACCGAGTTCGCCGGGTACCGGGAGCCCGGCGAGCTGATGACCGAGCGGCTCGTGGACACGGTCGTCGGCGCCCTGGTCGGCTTCGTCGCCGCAGTGGCCGTCACCAACCGGCGTGCGGGCGACCGCGTCGAGCGCGCCCTCACCGCCGCCGACCGGGCCCGCGAGCGCACCGCCCGCCTCCTGGCCGAGCCGCACCCCGACGCCGCCGCCCTGGGAGCCGCCCGTCGCGGCCTCGCCGTCGCCCTGGCCGATCTGCGCGCCACCGCCGACGCGGCGGCCGGCGAATGGTGGCAGCGCG